One stretch of Nodularia sp. LEGE 06071 DNA includes these proteins:
- a CDS encoding carbohydrate ABC transporter permease yields the protein MNNISRLPWLKLLLYLVLTLYAVITLIPFLWALSASFKPLSEIISGELNFFPQNFTLDNYKQIFVQEPLFWRWFFNSVFIAVSVTLLNLLFNSMAGYALARLSFVGKRFWFFLILALLAVPTQITLIPTFLILKAIGWLNSYQGMIVPGMVNATFIFMMRQFFVNFPKELEEAGQLDGLNTWGIFRHIVLPLAKPALAAQAVFVFMSSWNNFLLPIVILFDPEMFTLPLGLNSFKGQYISYWNYIMAASMMFTLPALGIYAFFNRYFIQGATFTGGKG from the coding sequence ATGAATAATATCTCGCGCTTACCTTGGCTGAAATTACTGTTATACCTCGTGCTAACCCTGTATGCAGTCATCACCTTGATTCCTTTCCTTTGGGCGCTTTCAGCATCATTTAAACCGCTCTCAGAGATTATCAGTGGGGAATTAAATTTCTTTCCCCAAAATTTTACGCTTGATAATTACAAACAGATATTTGTGCAAGAACCGCTATTTTGGCGGTGGTTTTTCAACAGTGTCTTCATCGCCGTTAGCGTCACCCTATTAAATTTACTCTTCAATTCAATGGCTGGATACGCTTTAGCCAGGCTGAGTTTTGTCGGCAAACGCTTCTGGTTCTTCTTAATTTTGGCATTGCTAGCAGTACCGACACAAATCACCCTCATTCCCACATTCTTGATTTTGAAAGCCATTGGCTGGCTAAATTCCTACCAAGGCATGATTGTTCCTGGTATGGTTAACGCCACCTTCATTTTTATGATGCGGCAGTTTTTTGTAAATTTTCCTAAAGAATTAGAAGAAGCCGGTCAACTAGATGGTTTAAATACCTGGGGAATTTTTCGGCATATTGTCTTACCTCTAGCAAAACCTGCACTCGCAGCACAAGCGGTTTTTGTCTTCATGAGTAGTTGGAATAATTTTTTACTCCCTATCGTCATCCTCTTTGACCCAGAGATGTTTACCCTACCCTTGGGGCTGAATAGCTTTAAAGGTCAATATATCAGCTATTGGAACTACATTATGGCTGCTTCGATGATGTTTACCCTTCCAGCTTTAGGGATTTATGCCTTTTTTAACCGCTACTTTATTCAAGGTGCCACATTCACAGGAGGAAAAGGTTGA
- the psbV gene encoding photosystem II cytochrome c-550 yields the protein MFRRLFGVVVATILLTFQLVVGSATAVELDEAIRTVPLNDQGDTVVLSLKQVKEGKRLFQYACAQCHAGGVTKTNQNVGLEPETLALATPNRNNIEGLVDYMKNPTTYDGEEEISELHPSLKSADIFTEMRVFTEDDLVATAGHILLQPKVVGDKWGGGKIYY from the coding sequence ATGTTTAGAAGACTATTTGGCGTTGTTGTTGCTACCATTTTGCTGACATTTCAGTTGGTTGTCGGTAGCGCTACAGCCGTAGAACTGGACGAAGCAATCAGAACAGTGCCATTAAATGATCAGGGTGATACCGTTGTACTCAGCCTTAAACAAGTCAAAGAAGGTAAACGCTTATTTCAATATGCTTGCGCCCAGTGTCATGCTGGCGGAGTTACCAAGACTAACCAAAACGTGGGACTAGAACCAGAAACTCTGGCACTGGCAACACCAAACCGGAATAATATTGAAGGATTGGTGGACTACATGAAAAATCCTACTACCTATGACGGGGAAGAGGAAATTTCTGAGTTACACCCCAGCCTCAAGAGTGCAGATATTTTCACGGAAATGAGAGTTTTCACAGAAGATGACTTAGTAGCCACTGCTGGTCATATTTTATTACAACCAAAAGTAGTTGGCGACAAGTGGGGCGGCGGTAAAATTTACTACTAA
- a CDS encoding Uma2 family endonuclease, whose amino-acid sequence MTVTIPIQAIELAPGSHIAIHNLSWDDFEGLLSDLGEKRHTRIAYYRGTLEIISPLALHERPHRIIAYIITTILEIQGRNWEDFGSTTFKRPDIAGIEPDTCFYIQNAHQVKGCTQMDLSIYPPPDLSIESDVTSKTTLDAYTALGVPEVWIYSNSQLKIYILQSDRYLESSISPTFPNLPITEIIPHLVQKAIDEGTSQMLRQLKTLVSQSEK is encoded by the coding sequence ATGACAGTAACTATACCCATTCAAGCCATAGAATTAGCTCCCGGTAGCCACATCGCCATTCATAACCTCTCCTGGGACGACTTTGAGGGACTTCTCTCGGACTTAGGTGAAAAACGTCACACCCGCATTGCTTACTACCGAGGAACTTTAGAAATAATTTCCCCCCTAGCATTACATGAGCGTCCCCACCGGATTATTGCTTACATCATCACCACAATCTTAGAAATTCAAGGACGCAACTGGGAGGACTTCGGCTCTACAACCTTTAAACGTCCAGATATTGCGGGAATTGAACCAGATACCTGCTTTTATATCCAAAATGCTCACCAAGTCAAAGGATGTACCCAAATGGACTTAAGTATCTATCCTCCCCCTGACTTGTCCATTGAATCTGATGTCACCTCAAAAACCACCCTTGATGCTTACACAGCCCTGGGGGTTCCCGAAGTATGGATATACAGTAACTCTCAGTTAAAAATTTACATCCTTCAAAGTGACAGATATTTAGAATCTTCTATTAGTCCCACTTTTCCCAACTTACCCATCACAGAAATTATTCCCCATCTGGTGCAAAAAGCCATTGATGAGGGAACAAGTCAAATGTTGCGACAACTCAAAACCTTAGTGAGTCAGTCAGAAAAATAA
- a CDS encoding carbohydrate ABC transporter permease, whose translation MVLQNRRRRMNPRWNITETFAGYIFMMPTILVLGGFVILPIVYAVFLSLHKVQLLGTIDYDFIGFRNFTRLVEDERVGIALRNTAEYVAIVVPTQTILALLLAVTLNSGIRGRNSWRILFFLPTVTSSAVLTLIFMWIYNTDGLLNNLLAFVGLPTYNWLGDPAVALRGIMMMNIWSTAPFYMVIYLAALQDIPQKLYEAAELDGANWWQTFIYITIPLLKPVTFFVVAIGIIGTFQLFDQSYIFSGGTGGPNNATLTMVLLIYQAVFRNLQMGYAAAIAFLLTVIIIAVTLIQQRIFGSERT comes from the coding sequence ATGGTGCTGCAAAATCGGAGACGGCGAATGAACCCCAGATGGAATATTACCGAAACCTTCGCTGGGTACATATTCATGATGCCCACAATATTGGTTTTGGGGGGTTTTGTCATCCTGCCCATAGTCTACGCCGTTTTTCTCTCCCTGCACAAAGTCCAACTTCTCGGCACTATTGACTACGACTTCATCGGCTTTCGCAACTTTACCCGCTTAGTTGAAGATGAACGTGTCGGAATTGCTTTGAGAAATACAGCCGAATATGTCGCCATCGTTGTTCCAACTCAAACAATTTTAGCTTTATTACTGGCAGTAACCCTTAATTCTGGTATTCGGGGCAGAAACTCATGGCGAATCTTATTCTTTTTACCCACAGTCACATCTTCAGCTGTGCTAACGCTGATATTCATGTGGATTTATAACACCGATGGACTATTAAATAATCTTCTCGCCTTTGTCGGACTACCTACTTATAACTGGTTAGGTGATCCAGCCGTGGCACTCAGGGGAATTATGATGATGAATATTTGGTCAACTGCACCATTTTATATGGTGATCTACTTAGCAGCTTTGCAAGATATCCCTCAAAAACTCTACGAAGCCGCAGAACTGGATGGAGCGAATTGGTGGCAAACGTTTATCTATATTACCATTCCCTTGCTCAAACCCGTCACTTTTTTTGTAGTGGCGATCGGGATAATTGGGACATTTCAACTTTTTGACCAGTCTTATATCTTTTCTGGTGGCACTGGTGGGCCGAACAACGCCACTCTGACTATGGTACTACTAATTTACCAGGCTGTATTTCGGAATTTACAGATGGGATATGCCGCTGCGATCGCCTTTTTGCTGACAGTCATAATTATTGCTGTGACATTGATTCAGCAGCGAATTTTTGGCAGCGAAAGGACATGA